In the genome of Phyllobacterium zundukense, one region contains:
- a CDS encoding peptide ABC transporter substrate-binding protein: protein MSDKHRNAILHPNRRQALAMMGMVGATGLVMPGILGRDKAYAAPPSAPKGQVIIGFSQEPTVFNPHMLHIEVDEGIHFSVFDPLFNVDPEGKFTPALAVEVPTVENGGISADGLNWKVKLRDGVKWHDGKPFTADDVKFTLDLVVDKDFRSARRAGHDQVRDIKVVSPTEITWRMEKPYAPYASILAATFIVPKHILEPEKDRNTAPFNNAPVGTGPFKWVERVAGDHIELAANTDYYGDGPYLERVIYKYIPDLTVLYTQFKTGDIDVTGLQWITPDHYEEAKALEGKEVQVVPGATVESVTFNMEKPQFKDLAVRQALYYALDKTTIIDALYYGLPSPTETYMPQQSVYFNPDLPKHEFDIEKAKKILDDAGWKPGEDGIRAKDGVRLSFSNSTTAGNHIREQVQQFMQQSLKDIGVEMTISNLPPAVMWGEYWMQSKFDSVVVGINFLTGADPDSSDYFLSTSINAKGGAGQNTSQYASPEVDKLLGEGGQVFVPEERKKTYLKIQEIIRNDLPLLPIFQYATVRGRKKGMTGFTPNVNNRIDSWNVGTWYWEQA from the coding sequence ATGTCTGATAAGCATCGAAATGCAATTCTCCACCCCAACCGGCGTCAGGCACTCGCCATGATGGGCATGGTTGGTGCAACTGGCTTGGTCATGCCGGGGATTCTTGGAAGAGATAAAGCCTATGCCGCTCCGCCCTCGGCGCCCAAGGGACAGGTGATCATCGGCTTCTCGCAGGAACCTACCGTTTTCAATCCGCATATGCTGCATATCGAAGTCGATGAGGGTATCCATTTCAGCGTCTTCGATCCGCTCTTCAACGTCGACCCGGAAGGGAAGTTCACGCCCGCCCTGGCGGTTGAAGTTCCGACAGTCGAGAATGGCGGCATCTCCGCCGACGGCCTCAACTGGAAGGTGAAACTCCGCGACGGTGTGAAGTGGCATGATGGCAAGCCCTTCACCGCAGACGATGTGAAGTTCACACTCGACCTCGTCGTCGACAAGGATTTCCGTAGCGCGCGGCGCGCCGGACACGACCAGGTACGTGACATCAAGGTTGTTTCGCCAACGGAAATCACCTGGCGAATGGAAAAGCCTTACGCGCCTTATGCTTCCATCCTCGCTGCGACGTTTATCGTGCCCAAACATATACTGGAGCCGGAAAAAGACAGAAATACTGCACCGTTCAACAACGCACCCGTCGGGACAGGACCATTCAAATGGGTCGAACGCGTCGCAGGCGATCATATCGAGCTCGCTGCCAACACGGATTATTATGGCGATGGTCCTTATCTCGAACGGGTCATATACAAATACATTCCGGATCTCACTGTCCTCTACACCCAGTTCAAGACGGGCGATATCGATGTGACCGGTTTGCAGTGGATCACGCCTGACCACTACGAAGAGGCAAAGGCGCTGGAAGGCAAGGAGGTTCAGGTCGTTCCAGGCGCCACGGTGGAGTCAGTCACGTTCAATATGGAGAAGCCGCAGTTCAAGGACCTCGCGGTGCGCCAGGCACTTTATTACGCTCTGGACAAGACGACGATCATCGATGCGCTTTATTATGGCTTGCCGTCGCCGACCGAGACCTACATGCCGCAGCAGTCCGTCTACTTCAATCCGGACCTGCCGAAGCATGAATTTGATATCGAGAAAGCCAAGAAGATACTTGACGATGCTGGCTGGAAACCGGGCGAAGACGGTATCCGTGCCAAGGACGGAGTCCGGCTATCGTTTTCCAATTCGACCACGGCCGGTAATCATATCCGTGAACAGGTGCAGCAGTTCATGCAGCAATCCCTCAAGGATATTGGCGTCGAGATGACCATCTCCAACCTTCCCCCGGCGGTTATGTGGGGCGAATACTGGATGCAGTCGAAGTTCGATTCCGTGGTCGTCGGCATTAATTTCCTTACCGGGGCAGATCCCGATTCGTCGGATTATTTCCTTTCGACATCCATCAACGCCAAAGGTGGTGCAGGCCAGAACACCTCGCAATATGCCAGTCCGGAAGTCGACAAGCTGCTGGGTGAAGGCGGGCAGGTTTTCGTGCCGGAAGAACGCAAGAAGACCTACCTCAAGATCCAGGAGATCATTCGCAATGATCTGCCTCTCTTGCCGATCTTCCAGTACGCCACGGTCCGAGGCCGCAAGAAAGGCATGACCGGTTTCACGCCAAACGTGAACAATCGCATCGACTCCTGGAACGTCGGGACCTGGTACTGGGAACAGGCATAG